The Oscillatoria salina IIICB1 genomic interval TGACTTCCGCGATTTTTTCTCTCCTTATCCGGAAAGTTTTGCGGGGTTTTTCGACAGTGTGGAAAAGCAGTTGGTTAAGGAGTTTGATGATAAGGAGGTAACGGAAGCGGCTACGGCTTTTTTGCAAGGTTTAGGTACTACTGATTTGGCTGGTTGTCAAGCTTTTGCGGAAAAAATTATTGCTTTGAGTGCGGATAGTCAGTCTTTAACGGAGATTACACACAATCCTTTACTTTTGGCTTTGCTTTGCGATTTGTTTGCGAAGCAAGAAAATGTGCCGGAGGACTTGACAGTTAGCCAACTTTATGATATTTTCTGGGATTTTCGAATTAGTCAGAGTCGGAAGTTGCATGCGGATGCGAGACGAGTCGGGATAGCGAAGAAAAATCTTTGCTTGCGGCTGGCGGAAATAATGTATGGTAGTTCTAGCGATCGCCTCAGAGATTTTGTTTACGAAACGCAGCTAGAGTTAGACGAGATTGAGTTTCAAGCTTATAGCGAATTGAAAAGCGACGGTGTAATTAACGAGATTGGGGGAGAGAGACTAATTTTCTTTCACCAAACCTTCGTCGAATACGCGATCGCGCGTTGGCTTTATTCTACACCCACCGGAGAAACCGCGCAAGTCGAACTTCTCGGCTTTCTCCAACTCGACCAAACGGCTTATACTAAACACTACTTATGGTCGGTGTTACGTCAACTTCTCAACTTAGTTAGCATTGGCGAATTTTTCCGGATTAGTCGCAACTTCAACAGACAACAAATGCTTCCATTTCGCACAGTTGCATTTGCGAGTGTTTCCCATGCCGACAGTCAAGCTTCCTCTATTTTACTCGAATTAATTCCCATTGCCTTACAACTTGGCGACGCTTACCAAAATACCTTATTAATTGCCATTAAATCAGCATCTAATCGTCATCTTAACTCAGTTTGGTCAGTTAACTTAGCCTTACTTTCCCATTGCGATACTAGCTTAAGTAACAAAGTAGCAGAAACCGCAGGCGAACTTTTAACCCGACTCCAAATTAATCCCGGAAAAAAAATCGAACAAGCCTTAGTTACAATTCAAAATCGCCCCTTAAGTTTAGACGCTAAAGGTAACGACGAACGCAGTTACTTTTTTGGCAATCTTATTACAGCTTACGCCCAAACACCCAAAACTTTTGGCAAAAATATCGACATCGAAGTTTGTCAAACTTTGCAACAACATTATTATAACTGCGGCAGTCAAACTCGTCGCGTAATTATCCAACTTCATTTAACACCAGATATTCCCCCAGAATTACAAATTAGTTTATTCACAACAATTATCGCCCAACCGCCACACAATTTATTCAAAGAAAAAGAAGAGGCTTTGAGTTTATTTCAACAAGTTTTACCCAGATTAATTAATAGCAGCGACACCAGCTTTGGGAATAACTGGTTAGCCGCCCTTTATACCCCAATTCCGGGAAGATGGGAACAAGTATTAGCTGCAACGGTAGGCTTTCAAGCTACGAAAAACCCAAGTTTAATTACAACTTTAGCAACTAATATTTTACTAGGAGATGCCCAACGAACTGGGAAGAAACTATATCTCGAACAACTCGCCCTCGAAGCAGCAATTAATTATGGCGCAGGGGAACTTTTCACTACTGCTTTATTGCAAATACCTTGTCAAGAAATTCCCTCTTCGCGCTTACCTACCGTCTCAAATTTATTAAGAAGTTTAGTAACTCAAGGTAACAATTTAGAGGGAGAATCTAGGAAAAAAATTGCGAATTGGCTATTAACTCAAATCCAACAGCATCCGAAAGATATTTTGATTATGCTGAATGTTTTAGAGGTAGATAAAATTCTCGGAGAACAATTAGAAAAATATCTGCCTCTGCTTCAGCCAAAAGAGAGAAACTTTGTCCTGAAAAAAATTAAGTGCATTCCCGAACAAATCGAACCTTATCTCCATAGTCAGAGTCACGAAAAAGAAGCCCGTTTAGCCTTAGTTAGACTTTATCAAGCTAAATCAGAAAACCAGCCCCAACCGGAAATTATTAGTTATCTCTATAAATTCTGTTTAGATAAATCCCGCGAAGTTAGTTTAAGCGCTTCTGATGTAATTCTTAATCGGGCGGAAAATGTAGGTTTAGACTTTGCTGAATTATTGACAATCATCGAACAATCGCCAGTTGTTGGTTGTCGCTTTAATTTGGGTAAAGCTTTAATTAAAAATTGTCAAGCAGGCTGGATAATTAATGAGTCAGAACTTTTAGCAATTTGTCAAGTTTTAAGTGAAGAAAATACTGACGAATTGATTCAAGTTTTCTATAAAATAGTCGATGTTTGGTCAGATACACAGCAATTTATCCCTTCAGAAGTGGCTGAGATGACTTTTAAGGTAACTGAAAGAATAATTGAGAGAAAAACAACCAAATATATAG includes:
- a CDS encoding NACHT domain-containing protein, which produces MGKQKGKRSLIASITGIKVAKLKLEQRSLTQKHFGEDLQISWSTISKFFNGKPVDRRIFVEICEALDLEWEDIVLHPTLPELEATTAAASLPDDLAFVEQSSARARIALNPYILPLIRREALLSRCLDAIFRGVKEKKRRVISILGAAGYGKSTLLGSIYDRLKEDFTTAAAGWVALVRCNDLIESAEMLSWELGEKLTGKRESIVEVTRKLSQSLGRGVLLLDTLDLILEPKLVPIWRCLCIELLENEVTVVFTCRDTDFRDFFSPYPESFAGFFDSVEKQLVKEFDDKEVTEAATAFLQGLGTTDLAGCQAFAEKIIALSADSQSLTEITHNPLLLALLCDLFAKQENVPEDLTVSQLYDIFWDFRISQSRKLHADARRVGIAKKNLCLRLAEIMYGSSSDRLRDFVYETQLELDEIEFQAYSELKSDGVINEIGGERLIFFHQTFVEYAIARWLYSTPTGETAQVELLGFLQLDQTAYTKHYLWSVLRQLLNLVSIGEFFRISRNFNRQQMLPFRTVAFASVSHADSQASSILLELIPIALQLGDAYQNTLLIAIKSASNRHLNSVWSVNLALLSHCDTSLSNKVAETAGELLTRLQINPGKKIEQALVTIQNRPLSLDAKGNDERSYFFGNLITAYAQTPKTFGKNIDIEVCQTLQQHYYNCGSQTRRVIIQLHLTPDIPPELQISLFTTIIAQPPHNLFKEKEEALSLFQQVLPRLINSSDTSFGNNWLAALYTPIPGRWEQVLAATVGFQATKNPSLITTLATNILLGDAQRTGKKLYLEQLALEAAINYGAGELFTTALLQIPCQEIPSSRLPTVSNLLRSLVTQGNNLEGESRKKIANWLLTQIQQHPKDILIMLNVLEVDKILGEQLEKYLPLLQPKERNFVLKKIKCIPEQIEPYLHSQSHEKEARLALVRLYQAKSENQPQPEIISYLYKFCLDKSREVSLSASDVILNRAENVGLDFAELLTIIEQSPVVGCRFNLGKALIKNCQAGWIINESELLAICQVLSEENTDELIQVFYKIVDVWSDTQQFIPSEVAEMTFKVTERIIERKTTKYIETYLARPAYITLKMLANLDDSSLINRLADCTRLLFKNSNINRAINSLFVIGLLERINRFLPNFLTEIVREDFLESEKMLPLTNMDAAIVAIVHSQGKNAPILDEILQGDYPQQVKNHILRERETS